One Trichormus variabilis 0441 genomic window, ACTACTGCTAATGCACCTACGGCTACCCAATCAATTCCACCAGAACGTTTAGGGTTAAACGGCGAATACGACCAAAGTGGTTTAGCAAAGCGAGTAGCACTGGCATTTGATCAAGACCAGCAACTTGATGATATGAATTCTTTGTGGGTTGCTCAAACTGGTAGCACCGTCGTTCTAAAAGGTTCGGTTCCCAGCCAAGACATTCTCAATAAAATGATTTCTGTGGCGCAGTCCGTACATGGCACCACAAACGTTGATACCAACCAAGTCAATATTGGCTAAAGACTAGCAATTTTTGTCATTTCTGGGAGATAACTAGATTTTAGTAATCTCCCAAGGACTTATCCATCCATGCCAAAATCGCCTTGTTTACCTGTTCTGGGCATTCATCATGGGGACAATGCCCTACATCGTCTAGGTTGAGCAATTGCAACTTTTCGTTGTATTGAGCGAATTGGTTAGCCAAAATCGGCGGAACAAACCTATCTTTGTTTCCCCAAATCAACAGCATGGGAATTTGTAGAGTTGGCAATATAGCTTTGACACTAGGACTAAAGTTAACACCGATCGCCGCTTTAAACAAAGCACTAAAAGCACGGGCTGAACCCCTATCCTGGGGAGGCCCAGCTAAAATATCCACCAGCTCGTCGGTGATGGCTGCGGGATTGGCGTAAGCAATACCAGCCCAACGGCGGAGAATGCTGGGACGGCGCACGAAATAAAACACTGGCTTTAAAAATATTGGAGAAGCGACAATATTTTTGATTGTCGTGACTACAGGCCTTAAAAAAGGTGGAATCATTTCTTGCTCTAATGATGGGTCTGGTAAACTCATCATCACAATCCCCTTAACCATATCGGGGTGAGCCGCCGCCGCCGCTAAAGAAATCAAAGAACCATTAGAATTTCCAATCAATACCACTGGTTGACGGATAAAAGCTCGCCAAAAATCGTAAACTTGCTCCACCCAAAGTTCAATACTGTAATTTGCAGGGGCTTTTTCCGAACCACCAAAACCAAGCATATCCAGCGCATAGACTGTATGAGATTCGCCCAAAACCTCCAAATTATGTCGCCAATGACCAATAGAAGCACCAAAACCGTGCAGTAAAATTAGAGGGGTTTTTTCCTGGCCTTCTTGGCTAGGACGAATGTAAGTATAACGAGTCCGCCACCCCCGCCAAACCCAATCTCGTTGATTCCCTACCCGTTCCCGCCAGTGTACCGTCATGGTCACAATTCCTTAGTGATTAATTTCTATCTTAAAGGGGGGTGTAAGGGTATAGGGGAGCCAGTTGCGTGGTGAGGCAGTCCGGTCTTGGGGGTTTCCCCCAGGAGGAATTGCCGAAAGGGTCTCCCGACTTGAGCAAACTGGCGTGTGTGGGGGTGTGGGGGATAACTATAATTTTTCCATTAAAAAAGAATTGTTACAATAGTTAACTATTCTCTAGATTGTGTGATTTAAATTAACGATCATAGAGAAGCTCTCTCAGAATGAGTAAAATAACAAATACAGAAACCAAATAAACTATTTTATGGACTAGCTACCTCAAAACTATAGACTCCTTCTGAAATTCTCAGTTATTTTAGTATTGTGCTGCTTAGGCAGACCAATCAAAACAAAGCAATCAAGTCCACATTACATTACTTAACAAAGAAGCTCCCACAAATCATAATGCCTGTGATTGAGAAAAAAAGAACTCGCGATCTGCCCCAAATTAACGAACGGATCCGCTTCCCGAAAATTCGAGTCATTGACACTGATGGTTCCCAGCTAGGAATTCTAACTCCACAGGAAGCGCTGCAACTAGCAGAGGAGAAGGAGCTGGATCTAGTGCTACTCAGTGACAAGGCCGACCCGCCGGTGTGTCGGATTATGGATTACGGGAAATACAAGTTCGAGCAGGAGAAGAAGGCGCGGGAAGCTCGAAAGAAACAGCACACGGCTGATGTGAAAGAAGTGAAGATGCGCTACAAAATCGAGGAACACGACTACAATGTCCGTGTTAAGCAAGCAGAACGCTTCTTGAAAGATGGTGATAAAGTCAAAGCAACTGTGATGTTCCGGGGTCGAGAGATTCAACACAGTGACCTGGCAGAAGATTTACTGAAGCGAATGGCAACGGATCTGGAACCGTTTGGTGAAGTGCAACAAGCACCCAAAAAAGAAGGGCGAAACATGATGATGCTCATCTCGCCTAAGAAGTAATACCCTAAGTATTCTTGTAACCAAGTAATCCACCACTGAAAATATCAAAACGGCTTCACCGTCGTTGAAATTAATTGCAATTTGATAGTCCTGAACTCTGAGTGGGAAACATAATACTCAGTTGTTCAGGACTTTTGCCATTTTGGGGATTGGTGAGCAATTATTAATTTTGAATTTTGAATTTTGAATTTTGAATTGATTGCTCCCCACTGGAAGGTGAAGATACCAGAAAGTAAAACATGGAATTGAAAAATTACTCGTTGGCGGCAAATCCAAGTTGGCTGGCACAACTTTTAAAATGGGTGAATCTACGACCAGAGGAAGGCGAACGGACTTGGATGATGTTTGCCTTTTACACGACTGTATCTGTGGGGTTGCGATGGGCTGAGGATAGTACAGTAGCACTATTTTTGGATGAATATGGCGCTGGGCCGTTGCCTTGGATGTATATTGCCAGTGCGGTTATGGGTATGGCGCTGGTTTTTGTCTATTCTTGGTTGCAAAAGATTTTTCCTTTGCGCTGGGTGGTGGTGGCGATCGCACCTTGTATGGTCGTGCCATTAATCTTGTTAGTATTATTACGCTGGGGCATCCATCTTTCTTACTTTTCAGTCATTGTTGTATTTTTACTACGGTTGTGGGTAGATTCCCTTTATGTAGTTAATGATCTAAATACTTCCATTGTTGCTAACCAATTATTTAATATTCGAGAAATTAAGCGCACTTACCCACTGATTAGTAGCGGATTATTAGTGGCTGATGTGATCAGTGGCTTTAGTTTGCCTTGGTTGCTGGAGTTCGCCAAACTCAACCGCGTGATTATGATCGCCTGTGGAGTGATTATGATTGGCTCGGCAATTCTCTGCTATTTAAGTTATCAGTATCGCAGTTCTTTTCCCGAAGCACCACAGCGCCTAATTCCTCAAGAACAAGCCTCTCGGCATCGGCGTATCCAAGCACCACTCAAGCGTTATACTTTACAGCTATTTGCCTTTGTTGGGCTGTTACAAATTATTGGTTTATTAGTTGATTTTCAATATCTCCAAGAACTAAAAATCAACTTAGGCGATCGCGAACTAGCAGGCTTTTTAGGTATATTTGGTGGGATTGTTGGCTTGTGTGAATTAGGAACTCAGTGGTTCGTTTCCAGCCGCTTGATCGAACGCTTTGGAGTGTTCTTTACTGCTGCACTTTTGCCTGTGGCTGTAGGCTTTGTCGTTCCTGGGATGATTGTTGTACTTTACTTACTACCAGGAATACAATCACTGGCATTTTTCTGGGGATTAGTCGGGTTGAAGTTCTTTGATGAACTGCTACGCTACACCTTCGTTATTAGTAGTGGGCCGTCACTATATCAACCGATACCAGAACGCATTCGTAGCCGGATGCAGGCATTATCAGGAGGAACGGCGGAAGCGATCGCCACTGGTACTGCTGGTATCATCATTGTGATTACCTTGTTTGTGTGTGGGTTATTTGTACCTGCAACAATGCAAAAGTGGGTGTTTATCTGCGAAACAATGGTAGTAGCCGTTGCCTGCTTGAAGGTAGTATGGTTATTGCGATCGCGTTATGTTGATTTGTTAGTCTTGAGCGCCGATAGAGGCGAACTAAGTGCCTCTAATGTGGGTTTACGTGCCTTTAAACAAGGGGTAGTCAAAGCTTTAGAAGAAAAGGGCAACACCGCAGATAAACACTCATGTATTGAATTATTAGCCCAAATTGACCCCCAAGGGGCAGCAGATGTTCTCTCACCAATTTTATTTAAGCTAACGCCAGATTTACAACGCCATAGTTTAGAGGTGATGCTAGGGGCTGATGCTAATCCCACCCATGTATCGGAAGTAAAATGGTTGTTAGAGCGTCATCCAGACAATGTTAATCCCGAAGTTTTTGCCCTAGCATTACGTTATGTTTGGCTAGCTGACCCCAATCCCAATTTAAGCCAACTGGAAGAATACCTCAACCAGCGCCACCACTCATTAACTCGCGCCACAGCTGCGGCTTTGCTATTGCGTCAGGGAACACCAATCCAAAAAGTAGCCGCCACCAAGACTTTAAGCCGGATGCTAACCCATAAGCAGGAACGAGAACGGGTTAATGGTGTCAAAGCCCTCCGAGAAGTGGTTTATTTACAGACGTTACGGATTCATATTCCTAATTTGTTACAGGATGAATCCTTAAGGGTGCGTTGTGCTGTCTTAGAAATGATTGCTGCAACACGCATGGAAGAATACTATTCCTCACTGCTGACAGCACTTTATTACAAATCAACCCGTGCTACCGCCATGCGTGCCTTAATCAAAATGGAGAATGAAGCATTGGATATGCTGTTACAACTGGCTACCAATGCCCATAAGCCAGAAGTATTAAGGATGTATGCTTGGCGTACCATAGGACAAATTTCTACTACAGAAGCTGTAGAGACTTTATGGTTGCAGTTGGAATCTTCTTGGGGTGCTACCAGGTACCATATTCTGCGTAGCTTGTTGAAAATTCAGAAACAATCAGAAATTACCAATTTAGTAGATAGGTTTCAACACAGTCGGGTAGAAAGTCTCATTGATCAGGAATTACGATTTTTGGGTGAGATTTATGCAGCTTATATAGACTTACGGCCACAATTAAATTTAGATAATAATCAAACAAATTCCAGAGCTTTGATTGTTGCGGATTTACTCCAACGTGCCTTGGCAGAAATGGAATGGGATATTCGGGAACGTTTATTATTATTATTAAAATTACTGTATTCACCAGATAAAATGCAGGCAGCCGCTTTTAATTTGCGGTCTGAATCGATGGTGAATTTAGCACGAGGATTGGAAATATTAGAACATACAGTAAATTTGCCCAGAAAATCATTGTTGTTAAATCTCTTAGATAAGCGATCGCACCAAGAAAAGCTGCATGATCTTTTAGAGGCAGAATTCACAGAATATCAACCGTTGTCAGCTAGTGAAAGATTGCGGAAGATGCTGACTTTAGGCACTTTTCTCTCTGATTGGTGCTTGGCTTGCTGTTTTCATTTTGCCCAGGTTAACCGGATTCGTTTGACAATTAACGAAATTCTGATGGCTTTGCGTCATCCTACGGGCTTTGTACGGGAAGCGGCGATCGCTTATTTGAGTGTGGTTTCACATCGCGTCCTCTTAGAACTTCTGCCCAAATTAAAAAAAGATTCTCATCCCCTAGTAGCAGCACAAATTCAGGAATTGATCAAAAAATCCGCCATCAAAATTAATCAATAAACTCAATCAGTAGGGAGAATTCGTAATTCTGTCAGCTACTAAGGCTCAGAACTTTTCACTTCTTCAACTTGACCAACTTCAAAAATCAAGGTGAATGGTTGTCCCATTTCTCGCTCGACAAATTCTTCTAGTAGCTTTACTTGTCGGGGTGTAACCGGGTCATTGGCTCGCACACTCAGCCGTACTTCCGGAGGATTAACTAACCAGTTGGTACTACTTCTAAATAATTGTAGGCGTTGAAAGGTGACAGTACGATTTAATAATGCTCTACGTAAACTGGTTTCTAATTGCGTCTGTCGTACAAGTCGAGCAAAGCTCACACCTAAAGGAATAACCAGAATAGCTGTTAGTACTAAAGTCCAAACGATGGGGCGACGTGCTTGGCTCATAGAAGTATAGCCTGCTGCCAAAAATGTCACCATACAGGAGAGGGTAATACCGAGTAGATTGGTGAGGTAGAGTAAGGTTGCGCCCAAACTGAGTGCGAAATCTGCCTTTGCTAAACCCAGACCAATTACGCATATAGGAGGCATGAGAGCTACTGCGATCGCTGTACCTGCTAAACTACCAGAAATTTTTGACTCAACTTTGGCATAAGCACTAATAGCACCAGCCGCGACGGCAATACCTAAGTCTAATAGAGTTGGTTCGGAACGAGCCAAGACTTCACTACCATAATCAGGTAGTCCCACTATTAAACCCAAAGAGAAAGCGATCGCCAGCGCTAATAATGTACCTAACGCTACTGAGATTACACCTTGGCGGAATAAGCCAATATCACCTTGCAAAGCACCAAAAGCTAATCCGCGAATGGGCAACATCAGAGGAGCGATAATCATCGCACCGATAATGACAGCGCTACTATTTGACAATAGACCAAAAGTAGCGATCGCACAGGAACCAACTATTAGTGCGATATAAGATATATCTAAAATTGACTCTTTAAATAAATCTACTTGTAACTGTTGTAGTTGTTCTGGCTGTCTTTGTTTGCGCCTGAAGTTCTGAAAGCGGTCTCGAATGTTAATACCCAAGAGCTTCCTCCTTCTTGTGGAATAAACTGGCAAATATTCGCGGCTTGATGATTAAAATCTTATATTCAGCCGATGTTATCTGGATATCATACTTGGAGAATAAGTACAGTATTCTACTAAATACTTACTCATGGTACTTGAATCAGCAATTAGTGAAGAAGCGATCGCCACGAATCTCAAGCAGTTCCTTTTAGTACTTTCGGTTTCTTTAGGCGTAGCCACCTTACCCCAAGTATTTAGTTGGTTTCGCCAAATCCCTTATACCTTACTCCTGGTAATTGTCGGCTTGGGGTTAGCCGTTGTTGATGTGCGCCTAGTTGTTTTGTCTCCTGCTTTAATTTTGTCCATCTTTTTACCACCCTTATTATTTGAAGCCGCATGGAATTTGAAATGGTCAGATTTACAGCGAGATTTTGTGCCAATTTCTCTGTATGCGGTGTTTGGGGTGATAATCTCAATTGCCGGAGTAGCAATTGGACTTAATCAACTAGGTGGAATTTCTTTAACTACGGCGTTACTCATCGGTGCGAGTCTTTCTGCTACTGATCCGGTTTCTGTGACCGCTTTGTTTCGAGAATTGGGTGTAGGAACTCGTCTTGTCACCCTCATGGAAGGCGAAAGCTTATTCAATGATGGTATGGCAGTAGTCGCCTTTGGTTTTTTGGTGGCTTTGCCTTTGGGAAGTGCCGAATTGGGTGTTCAACCGATTTTGTTACAGTTTTTTCAAGTAGTTGGTATCGGTGTAGCGATAGGCTGTTTGATTGGCTTTGCTATTTCCTACCTGACCCAACGCTTTGATTTGCCAATGGTGGAACAGTCCTTAACTTTGGTGTCCGCTTACGGTACTTATCTCGTTACCGAAGACTTGGGCGGTTCCGGCGTGATTGGCGTTGTCACTACAGGTTTGATATTAGGTAACTTTGGTTCACGCATAGGCATGAATCCCCGGACGCGGATTATTGTTTCCGAATTCTGGGAATTTTTAGCCTTTTTTGTCAATTCGATTGTTTTTTTATTAATTGGCGACCAAATCCGCTTTGCCAGTTTAGGAGAAAACCTGCAAATCATTGCTATCACAGTAGGTGCAATGATTTTCATGCGAGCAGTTACACTATTTATTCTCAGCAAATTGAGCGTTATGATGACTCAATCACAAGTCTCCTTACCTGAACAGACTATTCTTTGGTGGGGTGGGTTACGTGGTTCGGTGTCAATTGCCCTGGCATTGAGTGTACCGACTGTATTGCCAGGGCGAGAAAAAATCATTGCTACTGTCTTTGGAGTAGTCTTATTTACCCTACTAGTCCAGGGATTAACAATTAAGCCCCTGCTACAAAAGCTCAATTTGCTCGGCGATGCACCCTTACGCGAACAATATTTACAATTAGTCGCCCGTATTGTTGCTCTAGAACGAGTATTGCAATACCTGCAAACAGAAAAACGTCCCGGTATCGGCCCAGAGTTTCTTCGTTACCAAGAAAAACTTGTCACAGGCGAAATTGCAGAATTGCAAACCAAGATTGATAAATTACACCATGAATACCCCAATCTTCAAAACTTTACAACAGAACAATTCCGCGATGAACTATTAGCAATTGAGGCAGATACTTATGCGGAATTTGTCAAGTCTGGGCGATTAAATAAAGAATTAGCGCCGATGTTGGAAGATGTATTAGGGCATCAAAGAGACTAAAGTTGAGATCCTAGCGCTCAGAAATTATCTCTTACCCAATCCCCATCTTTACTTCATAACAGCAGCAAAAGGACAACGGCTAGTTTGTAAATTTGCTGATGCTGATTTCTCCCTTTTTCCCCAAAGTTTTCGGATGAAATTCCAAAACCTCCGCCAGAGAGAATTAGATTTTTTTTGCTGATTTTGGGGAGTTTTTAGTAATTTACCACCAGATGTCAGCTTTGCTAGGAACTGGGTATTGTCATAATAGTGTTCCAAAGAAAGGATTTTTAAATCATCTGTGACGCGCACAACGCTTGTACCAATGACTTCTATCATCTCGTCTGTGGGTGCATAGCCTTTAAATTCACCTTTAAATTCCCCCCAGTGTCGCCATTTAAAAACAATCTCCGGTGGCCCTGAATAAACTTCTAGAACTTCCCACAAAAAGCCGTTAGGAAAAGCTGTATGAAATAGACCAGTGGAAGTTTCAAAGTTTTCCTCAGTGGCTTTGTAATTTTTGGTATTGCCAATCATCAATTTATAAGTACCTGAATTAATCAAGTCTGTGATGGTATGGCGAGAACCTCCATTGGTACTCATGCGAAATTGGTCGGGAACAACAGAAAGCCACTGAGCAGGATTTGTTTTAAAGTTAGCTTCAATATCAAAGGTACGCACCAAATTTTGTACCAGTGTTTCCAGTGAATTGGATGGGTGATTACGTGTACTTTCCTGGGCAAGTTTTTCATTAGAATGGGTATAATCTGGTTTTTCACCATAACGCCAGTCAACATGAGTGCTGTACTTTAATACAGTGTCTCTATCTTGTACCCAAAGATGAAGTTTTTCGATGTCAATTTGACTCATAAACCCCTCTGCGAAATCAATGTGAAAATTATAAGTACCCGAATTTCGCAGCTAAATCCCCTCGATTTTTGCAGTTAAATATACAGATTATCTGCTGTTAATTTCTCATGAATTTGTAGCGATTGAACTATGTTAACTATCTGTACTTACTTCTTTTATATTATGCCAGTTAGCTCAATCATAATTGTTAATTTAGCAGCTATTGTCTGGTTAAAAGCCTTAAAATTTGCCAAATAAATTGGCAACAAGTAGTTGTTATGCTATGCAAAAATTGTCTAAAGTATAAATATTGGAACACTAAAAATTAATTAAACTGATACGCACAAAGCAGTAAGAATACTGGTTAAGGAAGGCTAAGTGAAATTACCAGATAAATACGAAAATATATTACTCAAAAATATTTGGGTGATGTGGGGTGCTATCGCCTTATTATCTACTAGCTGTGAGCAGGTAATTGAATCTTTGCCACCTCTCCCAACAGTTGAAATACCATCAAATCAGCCAGAAAAACCCCAAATTCCCGTAGAATCTGCCACAACTGCCCAAATCGAAACGGCCGTCCGCCAAGGTATCAACCAAGTACGACAAAAAAACGGGTTACAACCCCTACAAAATAACGTCAAACTAGCACAAGTAGCCCGTAAATACAGCCGACAAATGGCAGAAAAGAACTTTTTTAGTCATACCGGCGCTGATGGCAGTACCCCAGCAGATAGAGTCCGTGCTGGGGGTATTTCTTATTGGGTAGTCGGTGAAAATCTATACACAAGCACAAACATTCCTCGTCCTGTACCATCGGCGATTGAAGGGTGGATGAAAAGCCCTGGACATCGAGAAAATATTCTCCGCCCCGTATTTGCAGAGACAGGGGTAGGAGTGTGGCGAGTAGGTAAT contains:
- a CDS encoding phospholipid-binding protein, producing the protein MGWLKRLFGMEKPQNAQVNPTPQVSSASTTANAPTATQSIPPERLGLNGEYDQSGLAKRVALAFDQDQQLDDMNSLWVAQTGSTVVLKGSVPSQDILNKMISVAQSVHGTTNVDTNQVNIG
- a CDS encoding alpha/beta fold hydrolase, with translation MTMTVHWRERVGNQRDWVWRGWRTRYTYIRPSQEGQEKTPLILLHGFGASIGHWRHNLEVLGESHTVYALDMLGFGGSEKAPANYSIELWVEQVYDFWRAFIRQPVVLIGNSNGSLISLAAAAAHPDMVKGIVMMSLPDPSLEQEMIPPFLRPVVTTIKNIVASPIFLKPVFYFVRRPSILRRWAGIAYANPAAITDELVDILAGPPQDRGSARAFSALFKAAIGVNFSPSVKAILPTLQIPMLLIWGNKDRFVPPILANQFAQYNEKLQLLNLDDVGHCPHDECPEQVNKAILAWMDKSLGDY
- the infC gene encoding translation initiation factor IF-3 gives rise to the protein MPVIEKKRTRDLPQINERIRFPKIRVIDTDGSQLGILTPQEALQLAEEKELDLVLLSDKADPPVCRIMDYGKYKFEQEKKAREARKKQHTADVKEVKMRYKIEEHDYNVRVKQAERFLKDGDKVKATVMFRGREIQHSDLAEDLLKRMATDLEPFGEVQQAPKKEGRNMMMLISPKK
- a CDS encoding DUF389 domain-containing protein, whose protein sequence is MGINIRDRFQNFRRKQRQPEQLQQLQVDLFKESILDISYIALIVGSCAIATFGLLSNSSAVIIGAMIIAPLMLPIRGLAFGALQGDIGLFRQGVISVALGTLLALAIAFSLGLIVGLPDYGSEVLARSEPTLLDLGIAVAAGAISAYAKVESKISGSLAGTAIAVALMPPICVIGLGLAKADFALSLGATLLYLTNLLGITLSCMVTFLAAGYTSMSQARRPIVWTLVLTAILVIPLGVSFARLVRQTQLETSLRRALLNRTVTFQRLQLFRSSTNWLVNPPEVRLSVRANDPVTPRQVKLLEEFVEREMGQPFTLIFEVGQVEEVKSSEP
- a CDS encoding cation:proton antiporter; its protein translation is MVLESAISEEAIATNLKQFLLVLSVSLGVATLPQVFSWFRQIPYTLLLVIVGLGLAVVDVRLVVLSPALILSIFLPPLLFEAAWNLKWSDLQRDFVPISLYAVFGVIISIAGVAIGLNQLGGISLTTALLIGASLSATDPVSVTALFRELGVGTRLVTLMEGESLFNDGMAVVAFGFLVALPLGSAELGVQPILLQFFQVVGIGVAIGCLIGFAISYLTQRFDLPMVEQSLTLVSAYGTYLVTEDLGGSGVIGVVTTGLILGNFGSRIGMNPRTRIIVSEFWEFLAFFVNSIVFLLIGDQIRFASLGENLQIIAITVGAMIFMRAVTLFILSKLSVMMTQSQVSLPEQTILWWGGLRGSVSIALALSVPTVLPGREKIIATVFGVVLFTLLVQGLTIKPLLQKLNLLGDAPLREQYLQLVARIVALERVLQYLQTEKRPGIGPEFLRYQEKLVTGEIAELQTKIDKLHHEYPNLQNFTTEQFRDELLAIEADTYAEFVKSGRLNKELAPMLEDVLGHQRD
- a CDS encoding ester cyclase, which codes for MSQIDIEKLHLWVQDRDTVLKYSTHVDWRYGEKPDYTHSNEKLAQESTRNHPSNSLETLVQNLVRTFDIEANFKTNPAQWLSVVPDQFRMSTNGGSRHTITDLINSGTYKLMIGNTKNYKATEENFETSTGLFHTAFPNGFLWEVLEVYSGPPEIVFKWRHWGEFKGEFKGYAPTDEMIEVIGTSVVRVTDDLKILSLEHYYDNTQFLAKLTSGGKLLKTPQNQQKKSNSLWRRFWNFIRKLWGKREKSASANLQTSRCPFAAVMK
- a CDS encoding CAP domain-containing protein, yielding MKLPDKYENILLKNIWVMWGAIALLSTSCEQVIESLPPLPTVEIPSNQPEKPQIPVESATTAQIETAVRQGINQVRQKNGLQPLQNNVKLAQVARKYSRQMAEKNFFSHTGADGSTPADRVRAGGISYWVVGENLYTSTNIPRPVPSAIEGWMKSPGHRENILRPVFAETGVGVWRVGNTYYITQLFLRRSPLGWP